One Prodigiosinella aquatilis DNA window includes the following coding sequences:
- a CDS encoding enolase C-terminal domain-like protein has translation MRSTQDTPVITDMKVIPVAGHDSMLLNIGGAHGAYFTRNIVILTDSAGHTGVGEAPGGEVIYKTLIDAIPQVVGAQVARMNRLVHDVHVGNQSSDFDSFGNGAWTFELRVNAVAALEAALLDLMGQFLGVPVAELLGPGQQRDEVTVLGYLFYIGDRTKTDLPYQPGETGKHEWYHLRHQQAMNSDAVVRLAEATADRYGFKDFKLKGGVLPGEQEIDTVNALKKRFPNARITVDPNGAWLLDEAIRLCKDMQGVLTYAEDPCGAEQGFSGREVMAEFRRATGLPVATNMIATNWREMNHAVMLQAVDIPLADPHFWTMHGAVRVAQLCDEWGLTWGCHSNNHFDISLAMFTHVGAAAPGNPTAIDTHWIWQEGQHLTKEPLQIVNGKIKVPERPGLGIELDMTQVMKAHELHKKLPSGARNDAMAMQYLVPGWKFDRKRPVFGR, from the coding sequence ATGCGTAGTACACAAGATACGCCTGTCATTACTGACATGAAGGTCATTCCTGTCGCTGGTCATGACAGCATGTTGTTAAACATCGGGGGTGCTCACGGGGCTTATTTCACCCGTAACATCGTGATTCTTACCGATAGCGCCGGTCATACTGGTGTAGGGGAAGCACCCGGCGGTGAAGTGATTTACAAAACGTTGATTGATGCTATCCCTCAGGTTGTCGGTGCACAGGTAGCGCGGATGAACCGGCTGGTTCATGACGTGCATGTGGGGAATCAGTCATCTGATTTTGATTCCTTTGGTAACGGCGCCTGGACATTTGAGCTGCGGGTCAACGCGGTAGCGGCACTGGAAGCCGCTTTGTTGGATCTGATGGGGCAGTTTCTTGGTGTTCCGGTGGCTGAACTGCTGGGGCCGGGCCAACAGCGTGATGAAGTCACGGTACTGGGTTACCTATTCTATATTGGCGATCGCACCAAAACCGACTTGCCTTATCAGCCAGGGGAAACGGGTAAACATGAGTGGTATCACCTGCGCCACCAACAGGCTATGAATAGCGACGCGGTGGTTCGGTTGGCTGAAGCAACTGCGGATCGCTATGGATTCAAGGATTTCAAACTCAAGGGAGGTGTTCTGCCGGGCGAACAGGAAATTGATACGGTTAACGCATTGAAAAAACGCTTCCCCAATGCCCGTATCACGGTCGATCCCAACGGTGCCTGGCTGTTGGATGAAGCCATTCGTCTGTGCAAAGACATGCAAGGAGTATTGACCTACGCGGAAGATCCCTGTGGTGCAGAGCAGGGTTTCTCCGGTCGTGAAGTCATGGCGGAATTTCGCCGCGCGACCGGATTGCCGGTCGCCACCAATATGATTGCCACCAACTGGCGTGAAATGAACCATGCAGTGATGTTACAGGCAGTGGATATCCCGTTAGCGGACCCGCATTTCTGGACCATGCACGGTGCGGTGCGTGTTGCCCAGTTGTGTGATGAGTGGGGGCTGACCTGGGGTTGTCATTCCAACAATCATTTCGATATTTCACTGGCGATGTTCACTCACGTCGGGGCGGCGGCACCGGGTAATCCTACCGCGATTGATACCCATTGGATCTGGCAGGAAGGACAGCATCTGACCAAAGAGCCGCTACAGATTGTGAACGGGAAAATCAAGGTGCCGGAACGACCGGGGTTAGGCATTGAGCTGGATATGACGCAGGTAATGAAAGCGCATGAATTGCACAAAAAACTGCCCAGTGGCGCACGCAATGACGCGATGGCGATGCAATACCTGGTTCCCGGCTGGAAATTTGACCGTAAACGCCCGGTATTTGGTCGCTAG
- the garL gene encoding 2-dehydro-3-deoxyglucarate aldolase, protein MKTPLLPNRFRQDLQQGTTQIGCWCALGNPISTEVLGLAGFDWLVLDGEHAPNDINTFIPQLMALKGSHSAPVVRPPCNEPVIIKRLLDIGFNNFLIPFVETEEEAVRAVASTRYPPAGIRGVSVAHRSNAYGTEPDYFATINDNITVLVQIESQDGVDNLDAIAAVEGVDGIFVGPGDLSAALGYLGQPNHPAVQKVIRHIFDRAAAHGKSSGILAPQEADARRYLEWGATFVAVGSDLGAFRAATQALCDKFKQ, encoded by the coding sequence ATGAAAACTCCACTATTACCTAACCGTTTTCGTCAAGACTTACAGCAAGGAACAACACAGATTGGTTGCTGGTGTGCACTTGGCAACCCCATTTCCACCGAAGTACTTGGGTTGGCGGGATTTGACTGGCTGGTACTGGATGGGGAACACGCACCGAACGATATCAACACGTTTATTCCGCAATTGATGGCGCTGAAGGGCAGCCATAGTGCGCCGGTGGTTCGTCCACCTTGCAATGAGCCGGTGATTATCAAACGTTTGCTGGATATCGGGTTTAACAATTTTTTGATCCCGTTTGTAGAAACTGAAGAAGAAGCTGTGCGTGCCGTTGCATCAACACGCTATCCGCCTGCCGGGATCCGCGGGGTTTCTGTCGCCCATCGTAGTAACGCCTATGGCACAGAACCTGATTACTTCGCCACGATTAACGACAACATCACGGTGTTGGTTCAGATCGAAAGCCAGGATGGGGTGGATAACCTGGATGCGATTGCGGCGGTAGAAGGTGTCGACGGTATTTTTGTCGGCCCGGGAGATCTTTCTGCGGCGCTGGGCTATTTGGGGCAGCCAAATCATCCAGCCGTGCAAAAAGTTATCCGCCATATTTTTGACCGTGCGGCGGCTCATGGCAAATCCAGCGGCATTCTGGCTCCACAGGAAGCGGATGCCCGTCGTTATCTGGAATGGGGGGCCACCTTTGTCGCGGTCGGCAGTGATCTAGGCGCTTTCCGTGCCGCTACACAGGCACTGTGTGACAAATTCAAACAGTAA
- the garR gene encoding 2-hydroxy-3-oxopropionate reductase, with protein sequence MKIGFIGLGIMGKPMSKNLIKAGYSLVVLDRNSDAVAEIVAAGAVAAETPKSVAEQSDIVITMLPNSPNVKEVVLGENGVIEGARSGSVVIDMSSIAPLVSREVASALAEKGVDMLDAPVSGGEPKAIDGTLSVMVGGDKAIFARCYDIMKSMAGSVVHTGDVGAGNVTKLANQVIVALNIAAMSEALVLATKAGVNPDLVFQAIRGGLAGSTVLDAKAPMVMDRNFKPGFRIDLHIKDLTNALDTSHSIGAQLPLTAAVMEMMQALKADGLGTSDHSALACYYEKLAKIEVTR encoded by the coding sequence ATGAAAATTGGTTTTATTGGACTGGGCATCATGGGGAAACCGATGAGTAAAAACCTGATCAAAGCGGGTTACTCATTAGTCGTGCTGGATAGAAATAGCGATGCTGTCGCCGAAATCGTAGCGGCGGGCGCTGTAGCGGCGGAAACCCCTAAATCTGTTGCAGAACAGAGTGATATCGTCATCACCATGTTACCGAATTCACCGAATGTGAAAGAGGTGGTATTGGGTGAAAATGGTGTAATCGAAGGTGCGCGTAGTGGTAGCGTGGTCATCGATATGAGCTCTATTGCACCACTGGTTAGTCGTGAAGTCGCCTCCGCGCTGGCGGAGAAAGGGGTGGATATGCTGGATGCCCCGGTGAGCGGGGGTGAGCCCAAAGCAATTGATGGCACGCTTTCCGTAATGGTTGGCGGAGATAAAGCAATCTTTGCGCGCTGCTATGACATCATGAAATCAATGGCCGGATCCGTGGTACATACGGGGGATGTGGGCGCGGGTAACGTGACCAAACTGGCAAATCAGGTGATTGTGGCACTGAACATCGCGGCGATGTCGGAAGCTTTGGTGCTGGCCACCAAAGCAGGCGTGAATCCGGATTTGGTGTTTCAGGCTATTCGTGGCGGACTTGCGGGCAGTACCGTACTGGATGCCAAGGCTCCGATGGTGATGGATCGTAACTTCAAGCCCGGTTTCCGTATTGATCTGCATATTAAGGATCTGACAAACGCGCTGGATACTTCTCACAGTATCGGGGCGCAACTGCCGTTGACCGCGGCGGTTATGGAGATGATGCAGGCACTGAAAGCAGACGGTTTGGGTACGTCAGATCACAGTGCGTTGGCTTGTTACTATGAGAAACTGGCTAAAATTGAAGTCACTCGGTAG
- the rlmD gene encoding 23S rRNA (uracil(1939)-C(5))-methyltransferase RlmD, translating to MAQFYSPNRRVTTRQIITVTVNDLDPFGLGVARYQGKTIFIAGVLPGEQAEIQITDEKRQFAHARLKRLLSRSEERVEPCCPHFMVCGGCQQQHASQSLQHRSKMAALTRMMARETGTPIPEATLIAGSAYGYRRRARLALYYLVKQQRLLMGYRQAGSHDLVDIQVCPILCHELETLLVPLRDCLSSLQAVKRLGHVELVLAEQGPLVVLRHLDVLSQTDRQVLSGFARQQTVSLFLASDADTLECLHGSEPHYQVDSLSLAFSPRDFIQVNDDINQKMVAQAMDWLDVQPQDRVLDLFCGMGNFTLPLAQRAAAVVGVEGVAALVVKGKENAYSNGLSNVTFFHQNLEDDVTRQPWASQGFDKVLLDPARAGAPGVMPQIVKLSPKHVVYISCNPTTLARDSKVLLTAGYQLARIAMLDMFPHTGHLESMALFLLGSGGSVK from the coding sequence ATGGCGCAATTCTACTCTCCAAACCGGCGTGTGACGACCCGGCAAATCATAACTGTGACGGTAAATGATCTCGATCCTTTTGGCCTGGGTGTTGCCCGCTATCAAGGTAAAACGATTTTTATTGCCGGTGTATTGCCGGGAGAGCAGGCCGAGATACAAATTACTGACGAAAAACGTCAGTTTGCGCATGCCCGGCTCAAACGGTTGCTCAGTCGCAGCGAAGAACGTGTCGAGCCGTGCTGTCCACACTTTATGGTGTGCGGAGGCTGCCAGCAGCAGCACGCTAGTCAGTCGCTTCAGCATCGCAGTAAAATGGCGGCTTTGACGCGAATGATGGCACGGGAAACCGGTACCCCGATACCGGAGGCGACGTTGATCGCCGGATCGGCCTATGGGTACCGGCGGCGTGCCCGACTTGCATTATACTATCTGGTGAAACAGCAGCGCTTGCTGATGGGATATCGGCAGGCTGGCTCACACGATCTGGTAGATATTCAAGTCTGCCCGATATTGTGCCATGAACTGGAGACATTGCTGGTGCCGCTGCGTGATTGCCTGAGCAGTTTACAAGCGGTGAAACGGCTGGGGCATGTGGAACTGGTACTGGCAGAACAGGGACCGCTGGTTGTTCTGCGTCATCTCGATGTGCTCAGTCAGACTGACCGGCAGGTATTGTCTGGATTTGCCCGGCAACAGACTGTCTCTTTGTTTCTGGCCTCTGATGCCGACACGTTGGAATGCCTGCACGGCTCTGAGCCGCATTATCAGGTTGATTCACTATCTCTGGCATTCAGTCCGCGTGATTTTATTCAGGTTAATGATGATATTAACCAGAAAATGGTCGCGCAGGCGATGGATTGGCTGGATGTCCAGCCGCAAGATCGGGTGCTGGATCTGTTTTGCGGCATGGGGAATTTTACGCTACCGCTGGCACAGCGTGCAGCAGCGGTCGTCGGCGTGGAAGGTGTGGCTGCCCTCGTGGTAAAGGGCAAGGAGAATGCCTACAGTAATGGTTTATCCAATGTTACATTTTTTCACCAAAATCTTGAAGATGATGTGACCCGGCAGCCGTGGGCGTCCCAAGGGTTTGATAAAGTGTTACTTGATCCGGCACGTGCGGGTGCTCCCGGCGTGATGCCACAGATTGTGAAACTGAGCCCCAAACATGTAGTTTATATATCCTGTAATCCGACCACGCTGGCACGGGACAGTAAAGTCCTGCTGACGGCGGGTTACCAGCTGGCGCGTATCGCGATGCTGGATATGTTTCCACATACCGGGCATCTCGAATCAATGGCACTTTTTTTGCTTGGTTCCGGTGGCTCAGTAAAGTAG
- a CDS encoding glycerate kinase — MKIVIAPDSYKESLSAQEVAAQIEAGFREVFPDACYIKLPVADGGEGTVEAMVAATNGKIVHVNVTGPLGDNIDAFFGLSGDEQTAFIEMAAASGLERVPSQLRNPLLTTSYGTGELIRSALDHGVKHCIIGIGGSATNDGGAGMVQALGAKLLDAQGASIGFGGGELETLAQIDISELDKRIKFCRFEVACDVTNPLTGENGASAVFGPQKGATQAMILQLDSALKHYAAVIRHDLDIDVEQVSGAGAAGGMGAALQAFCGAELRQGIEIVTEALGLEALVRDASLVITGEGRIDSQTIHGKVPIGVARVAKRYNKPVIGIAGSLTEDVGVVHDHGLDAVFSILHNICSLEEALDNAAANVRMTARNIAATIKLAQKLV, encoded by the coding sequence ATGAAAATAGTTATCGCACCGGATTCTTATAAAGAGAGCCTATCCGCACAAGAGGTTGCCGCACAGATTGAAGCCGGGTTCCGGGAGGTGTTTCCTGATGCCTGCTATATCAAGTTGCCGGTCGCGGATGGTGGTGAAGGTACCGTGGAAGCCATGGTGGCGGCGACCAATGGTAAAATTGTGCATGTGAATGTAACTGGTCCGTTAGGCGATAATATTGACGCTTTTTTTGGATTGTCTGGTGATGAACAAACAGCGTTCATTGAAATGGCGGCGGCTAGTGGTCTGGAACGGGTGCCATCTCAATTGCGGAACCCATTGTTAACCACCAGTTACGGTACTGGTGAATTGATCCGCAGTGCACTGGATCATGGTGTGAAACATTGCATTATCGGTATTGGTGGTAGTGCAACCAACGACGGTGGTGCCGGGATGGTTCAGGCGTTGGGCGCAAAATTGCTGGATGCGCAGGGAGCCTCTATTGGTTTTGGCGGTGGTGAACTGGAGACGTTGGCTCAGATTGATATCAGTGAACTGGATAAGCGGATTAAGTTCTGTCGTTTTGAGGTGGCGTGCGATGTCACCAATCCATTGACGGGTGAAAATGGCGCCTCGGCTGTTTTTGGTCCACAAAAAGGGGCGACGCAAGCGATGATCTTACAGTTGGATAGCGCGCTGAAACATTATGCTGCAGTTATCCGTCACGATCTGGATATTGATGTCGAACAAGTGTCGGGTGCGGGTGCCGCCGGTGGCATGGGTGCTGCATTGCAGGCGTTTTGCGGTGCGGAACTGCGTCAGGGGATTGAAATTGTTACTGAAGCCTTGGGGCTGGAGGCGTTGGTCCGTGATGCATCACTGGTGATTACCGGTGAAGGCCGTATCGACAGCCAGACCATTCACGGTAAAGTGCCAATAGGCGTGGCGCGGGTAGCCAAACGTTATAACAAACCGGTCATTGGTATTGCAGGAAGTCTGACCGAGGATGTCGGTGTTGTGCATGATCATGGTCTGGATGCGGTATTTAGCATACTGCACAATATCTGTTCATTGGAGGAAGCGTTGGATAACGCCGCCGCTAATGTACGTATGACGGCGCGTAATATCGCGGCGACGATTAAACTGGCCCAGAAACTCGTTTGA
- the gudD gene encoding glucarate dehydratase yields MTSQSMTPVIASMQVIPVAGHDSMLLNLSGAHAPYFTRNIVILKDNAGHTGVGEVPGGEKIRQTLDDASALVIDKTLGEYKNVMTAVRHQFADRDASGRGTQTFDLRTTIHVVTGIEAAMLDLLGQFLNVSVASLLGDGQQRDAVEMLGYLFYIGDRNKTDLPYQSQPNEACDWYRLRHEEALTPETVVRLAEAAYEKYGFNDFKLKGGVLAGSEEAEAVTALSKRFPQARITLDPNGAWSLNEAIHLGKQLRGVLAYAEDPCGAEQGFSGREVMAEFRRATGLPTATNMIATDWRQMGHAISLQSVDIPLADPHFWTMQGSVRVAQMCHEWGLTWGSHSNNHFDISLAMFTHVAAAAPGKITAIDTHWIWQEGNQRLTKEPLQIMGGMVEVPKKPGLGIELDMAQVMKAHELYKNMGLGARNDAVGMQYLIPDWTFDNKRPCLVR; encoded by the coding sequence ATGACTTCGCAAAGTATGACACCGGTGATAGCCAGTATGCAGGTTATCCCGGTAGCGGGGCACGATAGCATGTTGCTCAATTTGAGTGGCGCGCACGCCCCTTATTTCACCCGTAACATTGTCATTCTGAAAGATAACGCTGGCCATACCGGTGTGGGAGAAGTGCCCGGTGGTGAGAAGATTCGTCAGACGCTGGATGATGCCAGCGCGCTGGTGATCGATAAAACGCTGGGTGAATACAAGAACGTAATGACAGCGGTTCGTCATCAGTTTGCAGATCGTGATGCTTCTGGTCGTGGTACGCAAACTTTCGACTTGCGAACCACCATTCATGTGGTTACCGGTATTGAAGCCGCGATGCTGGATTTACTGGGGCAGTTTCTCAACGTATCGGTAGCTTCACTGCTAGGGGATGGTCAGCAGCGTGATGCGGTAGAAATGCTAGGTTACCTGTTCTATATCGGCGATCGTAACAAAACTGACTTGCCGTATCAGAGCCAGCCAAATGAGGCATGCGATTGGTATCGTCTTCGTCATGAAGAGGCGCTGACGCCGGAAACCGTGGTGCGTCTGGCTGAGGCGGCTTACGAAAAATATGGCTTCAACGACTTCAAACTGAAAGGCGGTGTACTGGCTGGTAGTGAAGAAGCGGAGGCGGTAACCGCGCTGTCAAAACGTTTCCCGCAGGCGCGTATCACACTGGATCCGAATGGTGCCTGGTCATTGAATGAGGCTATCCACCTGGGCAAGCAATTACGTGGCGTGCTGGCGTATGCGGAAGACCCGTGTGGGGCGGAGCAGGGCTTCTCCGGTCGAGAAGTGATGGCGGAGTTCCGGCGTGCTACCGGGTTGCCGACGGCTACCAATATGATCGCCACTGACTGGCGTCAGATGGGGCACGCCATTTCTCTGCAATCCGTGGATATCCCACTGGCGGATCCTCACTTCTGGACTATGCAGGGATCTGTCCGTGTCGCACAGATGTGTCATGAATGGGGTCTGACCTGGGGTTCTCATTCCAATAATCATTTTGATATTTCGTTGGCAATGTTTACCCACGTTGCGGCGGCAGCACCGGGCAAAATCACCGCTATTGATACTCACTGGATCTGGCAGGAAGGTAACCAGCGCCTGACCAAGGAACCGTTGCAGATTATGGGTGGGATGGTTGAAGTACCGAAGAAACCGGGTTTGGGAATCGAGCTGGATATGGCTCAGGTTATGAAAGCCCATGAATTGTATAAAAACATGGGGTTGGGTGCCCGCAACGATGCCGTCGGTATGCAGTATTTAATTCCTGACTGGACGTTTGATAACAAGCGTCCTTGTCTGGTTCGCTAA
- the barA gene encoding two-component sensor histidine kinase BarA, giving the protein MTKYSLRARMMILILAPTLMIGLLLSTFFVIHRYNQLQNQLADTGTSIIEPLAANSAYAIAMHQPDSLRRLVNMLHRQHSDIIRAISIFDAQNQLIITSSVRDDSTILQLSKGEPIPGSLYMERHDDRLILRTPIFTDGEFTPTASQAMPSSIPSGYVAIELSLNTIELQQYREMSMAALLLLLCMGIAVLFAYRLMRDVTAPISNMVETVDRIRRGQLDSRVEGKMLGELDMLKNGINSMAMSLTAYHEEMQQNIDQATYDLRETLEQMEIQNVELDLAKKRAQEAARIKSEFLANMSHELRTPLNGVIGFTRQTLKTQLTATQKDYLQTIERSANNLLNIINDVLDFSKLEAGKLVLENIPFSLHNTLDEVVMLLAHTAHEKGLELTLNIQNDVPEQFIGDPLRLQQIITNLLGNAIKFTEQGNIDIRVEKRRQEHQQVQLEIQLKDTGIGIAEIQQAQLFQAFRQADTSISRRHGGTGLGLVITQRLVREMGGDISFHSKLNQGSTFWFTINLLLNPHTISINNNFDMLEGRHLAYVEANPAAAQSTLDILANTPLIVSYSPTLEQLPNHTFDILLIGVPVNSHQALLDFTPTIRDICRLAPVAILALPSLAQIDEEQLKSFGIHTLLSKPITVPRLRSLLQDSSLLQQTLPVVSTPQIKKMPLSRLPLSVMAVDDNPANLKLIGALLDEQVENIILCGSGTEAVAKARENTLNVILMDIQMPGMDGIHASELIRQLPYHHHTPIIAVTAHAISGERESLLQAGIDDYLAKPIDEQMLQNVLLRHVHNHENTVPPATEKHLITSSLDWELAKRQAANKPELARDLLIMLLDFLPQVRQQVETMLNGHKVDHIVDLVHKLHGSCSYSGVPRLKQICHCLEQQLREGADILELEPEWLELLDEITNVDIAAKRHLTKIN; this is encoded by the coding sequence ATGACCAAATACAGTCTGCGTGCGCGCATGATGATACTGATTCTGGCTCCGACGCTGATGATCGGATTACTGCTCAGTACCTTTTTTGTCATCCACCGCTACAACCAATTGCAGAACCAGTTGGCAGATACCGGTACCAGTATCATTGAACCACTGGCAGCAAACAGCGCTTATGCCATTGCAATGCACCAGCCAGACTCATTACGCCGATTGGTTAATATGTTGCACCGCCAACATTCCGACATCATCCGTGCTATCAGCATTTTCGACGCACAAAATCAACTGATTATCACCTCCAGCGTTCGTGACGACTCAACGATACTTCAACTGTCAAAAGGCGAGCCTATCCCTGGCTCACTCTATATGGAACGCCATGATGATCGCCTGATTTTACGCACGCCGATCTTTACAGATGGTGAATTTACGCCGACCGCTTCCCAGGCAATGCCAAGCTCTATCCCCTCCGGGTATGTCGCTATCGAGCTGAGTTTAAACACGATTGAATTGCAGCAATACCGGGAGATGTCCATGGCGGCACTGTTACTGCTGCTGTGCATGGGTATTGCCGTATTGTTCGCCTACCGGCTAATGCGTGATGTCACCGCGCCTATCAGTAATATGGTGGAAACGGTTGATCGCATCCGGCGCGGTCAGTTGGACAGCCGGGTAGAAGGGAAAATGCTCGGCGAACTGGATATGTTGAAAAACGGCATCAACTCTATGGCGATGTCGCTAACGGCTTATCACGAAGAGATGCAGCAAAATATCGATCAGGCAACTTACGATCTGCGTGAAACGCTGGAGCAGATGGAAATACAGAACGTAGAGCTGGATTTGGCCAAAAAACGCGCTCAGGAAGCCGCCCGGATTAAATCAGAATTTCTGGCCAACATGTCGCATGAACTGCGCACACCACTTAATGGCGTGATCGGATTTACCCGCCAAACACTGAAAACCCAGCTTACCGCTACGCAAAAAGATTATCTGCAAACCATTGAACGTTCTGCCAATAACCTGTTAAACATCATCAATGACGTGCTGGATTTCTCCAAGCTGGAAGCTGGCAAGCTGGTACTGGAGAACATTCCCTTCTCCTTGCATAACACGCTGGATGAAGTGGTGATGCTGCTAGCACATACCGCGCATGAAAAGGGTCTGGAGCTGACGCTAAATATTCAGAACGATGTCCCGGAACAGTTCATCGGCGATCCACTGAGGTTGCAGCAAATCATCACTAATCTGCTTGGTAATGCCATCAAGTTTACTGAACAGGGCAACATTGATATTCGGGTCGAAAAACGTAGGCAGGAACATCAGCAGGTACAACTGGAAATCCAGCTTAAAGATACCGGTATCGGTATCGCTGAAATCCAGCAAGCTCAGCTTTTTCAGGCGTTTCGTCAGGCGGATACCAGTATTTCCCGCCGTCATGGCGGTACCGGCCTGGGTCTGGTTATTACTCAACGACTGGTGCGTGAAATGGGTGGCGATATCAGTTTCCACAGCAAATTAAATCAAGGATCTACCTTTTGGTTCACCATCAACCTGCTGCTTAATCCACATACCATTTCGATTAATAATAACTTTGATATGCTGGAAGGCCGGCACCTGGCCTATGTAGAAGCCAACCCGGCGGCGGCTCAGTCCACGCTGGATATTCTGGCCAATACCCCATTGATAGTGAGTTACAGCCCGACACTGGAACAGCTCCCCAATCACACTTTTGATATTCTGCTGATTGGTGTTCCTGTTAACAGTCACCAAGCCTTGCTTGATTTTACGCCTACGATTCGGGATATCTGCCGTCTGGCGCCAGTGGCTATTCTGGCACTTCCCAGCCTGGCGCAAATTGATGAAGAGCAATTGAAATCTTTTGGCATTCATACCCTACTGAGCAAACCGATTACCGTTCCCCGACTGCGATCATTGTTACAGGATAGTTCGCTGCTTCAACAGACATTGCCGGTAGTCTCCACACCTCAGATTAAAAAAATGCCGCTATCACGACTGCCATTAAGTGTCATGGCCGTAGACGATAATCCTGCTAATTTAAAACTGATTGGTGCATTACTGGATGAGCAAGTGGAAAACATCATTCTGTGTGGAAGCGGTACCGAAGCCGTGGCCAAAGCCCGGGAAAATACACTCAATGTTATTTTGATGGATATCCAGATGCCAGGTATGGACGGCATCCACGCCAGCGAATTAATCCGACAATTACCTTACCATCACCATACGCCGATTATCGCTGTTACGGCTCATGCCATCAGTGGAGAACGCGAATCACTGCTTCAGGCCGGGATAGACGATTATCTGGCCAAGCCGATAGACGAACAGATGTTGCAGAATGTCTTGTTGCGTCATGTACATAATCATGAAAATACCGTGCCACCCGCTACCGAAAAACACCTTATTACCAGTTCCCTTGACTGGGAACTGGCGAAAAGACAAGCGGCCAATAAACCTGAATTGGCACGGGATCTACTCATCATGTTGCTGGATTTTTTACCCCAGGTTCGCCAACAGGTAGAAACCATGCTCAATGGACATAAGGTGGATCATATTGTGGATCTGGTCCACAAGCTGCATGGCAGTTGCAGTTATAGCGGCGTTCCCCGGCTGAAGCAGATCTGCCATTGCCTGGAACAGCAACTACGTGAAGGTGCTGATATCTTGGAATTGGAACCGGAATGGCTGGAACTGCTGGATGAAATAACCAATGTGGATATAGCGGCCAAGCGGCATCTGACAAAAATCAACTGA